A single Candidatus Hydrogenedentota bacterium DNA region contains:
- the tuf gene encoding elongation factor Tu (EF-Tu; promotes GTP-dependent binding of aminoacyl-tRNA to the A-site of ribosomes during protein biosynthesis; when the tRNA anticodon matches the mRNA codon, GTP hydrolysis results; the inactive EF-Tu-GDP leaves the ribosome and release of GDP is promoted by elongation factor Ts; many prokaryotes have two copies of the gene encoding EF-Tu) produces MPGDNIRITAELITPIAMNEELRFAIREGGRTVGAGVVTKVIA; encoded by the coding sequence GATGCCCGGCGACAACATCCGGATCACGGCGGAACTGATTACCCCGATCGCGATGAACGAGGAATTGCGCTTCGCGATCCGCGAAGGCGGCCGCACCGTGGGCGCGGGCGTCGTGACCAAGGTTATTGCATAG